CAATTTTGGTACTTGTAAGGTATTGCTCCCATTTCAAGAACTAGTAATTGTCCCAAAAAAGTGttcttgtcttgaaaaaaaaaaaaaaaacttgctaatGTTGAAGTTCAATAAATTTGTAATAATATCGGTGTGCGTCAGCAACCTTTTCTTATCGTCATAGCTGAAAGCAAAATCAGAAGGGAAGCTTGCAAAACAGATTTGCAAAGTTGTGTTGgatcattttgaaaaacagtattcTAAAGAACTCGGAGATACCTGGAATACAGTAAGGTTAGTATAATTCCTCTTGATGCTTTATGATGGAACAAAGTACAGCATATAGTCCTCCGTTTTGTGGGAGGGATGCCGTGAGGATAAAACGCAAAGGAGTCTAAACCTGGGTGTCCTTTCCTACTAAGgttatagaaaggaacaacttaGAGGAAGTAGACTGAATCATAGCGTaatggaaaggggagaaagaaaactTCACAGATTGCTATCCCTTTGCTTTGAGTAGTTGCTTTTATCCTTGAAATAGGAATGCCCACTAGTTTGACAAAATTAATTATactggaaaagaaaatcataaaagttGGAATATTTGGTTTCTGAAATTTAGAAGATAATACAACAAATCTTTAAAGCCAGCACTGCCTTATCTGAGTCAAAGGTACACTGCATTGAGTAATCATATTTCTTTCCTATGCCTATGGCTGGGTATATTTtaaacacatgcatatacacacaaaattatTTATGCTGTAAAAACAAGAAATGCTTAATGCATGGAAGTAGGAGAAACGTGATTTGTATGTTTGGTAAGCTGCTGTTGATGTGTGGATCACTGGTTCTTGACTCAGTGCCTCATACATTGTATCATGCTCTCTGGAATACAAAGAGCAAGACAGCCCACATGTCCAGTTTACATACAGTCTAGTTAGTGTTTatgagggaggtggggagatgggTGTGGTTACAACTATATAAACTAAACCAGTTTGTAAATCCTGTGATCAAAATACCTAACAAAGCCCGAGGGTGCCAGCCAAGGCCTGAAGGGGAGCTGGGTCTTGGTGACTAACAGAAGTTACTTTGACAAAAAGAAATAGCCCTTCTAGGTTGAGGGGACAAGATGCACTGTTCATGAAGTTAGGGCAAAAGCCCACTACATTTTGTATGAGGAGAAAAAGTTACATGGCTACAGATAAATCTGTAACTGAGTCCAGACTGATTTTTCAGATGGTTGGCTTATCCATTTTCTTCTTCGATCAGCTGTAAGCATTTCTCCTTTACCAATGGCAGctctaaacatttttgaaaacaaagacattaagTTTTGGCTAATAAAGATCACAAAGGCTGAGGTGATTCTCAGATAATTTTAGGACAATTAAGCTGTTTTAGAAATTGGTAAATGCTATAATGTGCAAGCCATTTATATTTGTGGGTTTTATTTCAAAAGTAGATTTTCAAATGGATATTTTCTGTCACAGAGATGAAAAACAGAAGTATATAATAAATTCATGAAGTTTTCAGTATACAAAGGTCATCAAATAGAATATTCAAATAACTGAACGCTTATTAcgtgcttactatatgccagacatgCTGACTTACATGATTCTCAGAGCAAACCTGTAAGAGTTTCAGTAACTTGCCAAAGTTCACTCAGCTCGTAAGTGGCGGAGCTGAGACTTGAGCCTAGCTTGGCTGACTCAAGAACTCCCACCGCTCATCCTTTTTCTATACTGTCTCATATCTGggatatgatttaaaaaaaaaaaaaaggacaagatttTAAGAGGTATTTTTCTCCTATTAACTTTATAGCAGTCTGGCTACTCATTTTCTGTAATGACTTATTTTTCTACTTGGTGTACTCCGAAAGTCATATAGCATTACTTGACCCTAAACAAAATGAGCAGGGAACCTCAAAGCTGTTTAATTAGCTGTACCTTCTGCTTCATCTATTATATTACTGGGTTTTTGTTGTAATTTAAGTTTTACCTAAACGTGCATTAAATTTGCCATTGGCAAAATAAAGGCTTCTCAGCTTAGGAAGTAATCTGAGTGTAGAAGATGGTATGGGGAAATAAGAacagaattaaatattttgttttttaactgctTATTTGTAAGGTATCATGTACTTGTAGAGTCTACTTCCAGGGAAAgttaagggcttttttttttttttggcctatttacaaagtaatttattcaatatttttagtTTCCTGTAGTAGTGGAGAagattcagtatttatttatttatttatttgagacggagtttcgctcttgttacccaggctggagtgcaatggcgcagtctctgcttaccgcaacctctgcctcctgggttcaggcaattctcctgcctcagcctcctgagtagctgaccaggatggtctcgatctcttgacctcgtgatccacctgcctgtgcctcccaaagtgttgggattacaggcttcagtcactgcgcccggccaagattcaGAGTTTAAATTTAGTCTTTTGTAATAACCTTTCTCGTCTAGTTATCCTCTGAGTAGCCTTTAAAACTGGAGTTTACCCTGGTTCAAATTTTGCTCTATTGTTACCTCCATGTTCTCCTCAGGTAAGCTAATTTATGGGATGACTCTTAATCGGTATGCTGTCATCTCAAGCTGTGAGGTTCTTCCCAAGATACAGTCCCATACTTCTGTTTTTTAGCAACTTCAGTTACTTGGCAGACTCAGCAAACTCAGAAGTGTGTTATTAGTTTTCCCTTCTAAACCTCTGTTGCCTTTGCTCCCTGTTGTAGTTTACCTCAATTAGTGTATCCTCATCAGTCTGGTTCCTTCCTTCTCTATACTTTCACTACCTTTGTAGTAAAGAATGAACCTTATTCAAAAATACTTCTGGCATTTTTTGTCCTCAGTTCCTGGGAGGTGATCTTTAAGCTCTTGGAATGTCCTTCCTGATAAGTGTGTCTTTGTTTACCTGGGTGTTTAGATCACAGATGATAATCTAAGGATGTGATTTGTGTTGAGGGCTGTGGACCACAGGTGTTAACCTCCAGAAAGGCTTGTGACTAAAAGCTATATGGTCAGTCAGTCATATGTACATGACCAAGACTCAATAACAAGTGGATACCAAGTCTCTGGGAGTGTCCCTGGTTGGGAGTACTCCTGTGCAAACTGTCATACACTACTGCCAGTAAAAGTTAGCTTTGTTGATGAGTTGCATCCTTCCAAACACATGCACAGATCCCATAGTATGAAAGACTCATGTTCAGGATTTTTAGCCTTTTGATGCTCCACCAGAAACTCAAAGGATTTTCTATTTGAGGTGCAGTGAGTAACAAATCTGGACATAAATTACCCTTCTGTGAGATGCAAGGAATAGCCATTGCCAAAATAGAATAGGAAGCCATAGGCTCTTCATTAGTGtctctgaagaataaaaataagatgacTCAAAAACATATTTGGTGCATTTCcataaaattgatttatttttcatttccaaacaactttaaaaatggtTGAATGGGCGCCCTCTAGTGGATAAAAATAGCACTAAATCAAGGAATTTCTCTTAACTGGAAATTTACATAGGTTCTGTAATTCTACAGGGTTATATTGTGTTTAACAACTTCTAGATTAAATGATATTTTGAAGGTagggtagagagtagaataggagaaaagaataaagtcacAGAAAATTTGAATGAAAATTATACTCTCAAATAATACACATTATCCAAATAATATGTTACACAGTTTTGCAAGATTTTAACTTAActagcttttcattttttaatgctttgattttgttaaaataataagtAGTTTGGAGAGCTGTAAATCAAActctaattttattaatttactccAGGATTTAGGCCCCAGGCACTAAgccaaggagacagagaaaaataagtcaagGTTCCCATAAAAACCAGCTAGAGAAATGGACGGTAAGCAGTCAGGGTGACACACAGTGTGATATATTAGTTTAGCTTCATCAGCTGTTTCTCAGAGTTCAGTTATTCCTGTGTACCATCTGTCCAGTTTTACTTAATATCTTTTGgatcagttttaatatttttcttttgtttcttaggAATTTAAATATaagctaattttatttcattatcagTAAATAGATGTGTCTAGCATATAGTCGATATATGGTGTATTTTtagagaatgaatgaattttgaCAAGATAATATAcgatggcccacgcctgtaattctagcactttgggagaccaaggcagggggattgcttgagagtaggaggatcacttgaggacaggagttcaagaccagcatggccaatacagcaagacctcatctctacaaaagtaaaaaagtatctgggtgtggtggtgcatacctataggcccagctattcaggagactgaggtgggaggattgcttgagtccaggaggtcgaggcttcagtgagccatgattgcaccaccatactccagcttgggtgtcagagtgagaccatgtttctaaaaaaaagaagacaaaacagaCTTATCATAGCAGAGGGAGGAGCAACAATGAGTGAGATAGAGAAAGGCTTTCCAAGGGGTATGTAGGCTCAGGTAAGTGACAGCAGTCAGTTTTCAGATCCTCAACTTTCATGTATTCTCTTTCAGAAAATTACTCTGCCCCTCTGTACGTAAGAGGGTACGTATTGTCCTTTCCCAACCTGCCTTTCTTCAATTTTCTGTCACCCTGTTTACAAAAAAAGGCACTCTTGCACTATTCTGGCTTCCGTGCTGCGTTCCCCCAGGTATTCAGAACCTCCATGTGCCAGAAACTACTGGAGTGTCAGTGTGAGAAAGCGAATGACCTAACAGATTCTCTGACAAGTCAGGTGGTTTCCaggttttgttttcaataaaagtAAAGGAGCCCTGATTGAGATGTCAGCTAAcaactcatttaaaatatttgtgatgaTCGGTCGCTAAGTGATTTGGGGATATAACTCTAAAAGAATTCAAAGTAAGAAAcattgctataacagaatatatttaattctcatccatttatttaactaaaggtttttgtcagcttttataaaaacacaaaatgtgcATAAAAATTATGTTGAATCCTGACTCATTTTATTATAGTAAGAAGTAATTTTTCATGgatacatgaaaacaaaagctcatttcattaaaatattcatttgttatcaattttacttttatgtttgtaAGTTGTTTTGATCAGTTTTATACTAATAATGTTATTGATCCCTGAATCCAGAAGTTACTATTTTTAACACTAAGAAATTTAAGAccacaggaaaaacaaatttagtacatattcatgtatatatgtgGGGCCTAGAGAAGTATGATAGGGTGATAAAAAGATTTTAAGGATGAAAATATATTAGTATAAAGTTATATGAAAtagaatgtaaataaaaaaggaaaacgaGCAGCATGAAATTTCCGCCTATTAAAGACAAGTCAgtctatgaatttttaaatggattGTGATGGGTATCAAAATCATTCTGATATTTAGGTTCCACtgggtacatttttaaaagcagtgtaatttgtattttaaaatgtcaatttttacAGTATGCTGGAAATTGCATCCTTTAAACATATGGTGAGGATTTTAACGTCAacctaaaatgtgtttttttcaaaatggtaTCAGTGATGTACTAGCAAATTTCATTCACTGACCTTGTGTGTCTCCATTTCTGCTGGCTACTGAGGTGCTTACACTTTTTCTCACCTGGAACACCAGTAAATGGAGCAGCTTCCGACTGACTGTGAATCTTGGGAGAAGGCCTGGAGTGTGGTACCTGGCCATTGTTTTCTAGAGTCTTCTAATGTACATTCCCTCTACCACCTGCTAGACTACTTGCCCATCCGTCAGAGCTTTGGATTCGGAAGCCACTTTCCCTCCAGCCCCAGGGTAGCCACCCACCCAGTGCAGGcatgggagggtgtgtgtgtgcgtgtgtgtgtgtgtgtgtatgtgttgtgagAAGAATGAAGGTCAGTGGCAGGTGTgtgtattatattaataataaagctGTGTATTATATTAATACACAGCTTTGCTTTCTCAGGGCTAGGAAGCACCAGCCTGAGCAGCCTTAGCAGACCCTTCAAGAGTTAGTCTGTTGCAGCTGTTTCTATAGGCAGGATATGACAAGCTGCTTTCATTGTTAGAGACAAGAGGGTTTCAGGGAGGTCAGGGCCACTTGCACTAACTAGTTGAGGGTTGGGGTAAAATTCTCTTTCCTGACCCCTTGTATAGCTCTGTGCTGTAGGACAAAGGTCTCACACTTTGGGAATCACTCCTGTTAGGCCTTAAAGTCAGTCTGATTTTGAATCAGATACTTCTGCCTACCAGCAGTGTGACCTCGGGCAAGTGGCCAAATCTCTAAAAGCCTCAGTTAACCGCTAAAATAGGAGTAAGAGCTGCCTCTCTCAAGGTCGTTGTGATGATTCTATGATATAAACATGCAAAATGAACATACTGATTGTACACATCCAATCAGTagcatttattaataataatatcagAGAATGGTGGAGGATATGAACTGGGTGGAAAGGCTTCCTTAGGTAAAACTCCCTAAGTTGAGAATGCCTGGATGAGAGAGGAAAGGTTATTCCAGTCAGGGTCGGGGGTGGGGCATAGTTTATGTGGAGACCAGTCAATGTTAAAGAAACTTATTAGGGGAAATCTACATAGTTCAGTAGGATTGGGCATAGATTGTGAAAGATCAAAAGTTTCATTTGTTCTATCTTATTTTGTCTAGTCACTAAAGAATGAGATAGAATAACTTCTCAAGAGTTCTGCCTCAATCTGCAATAAGTACATGTCTTTAAGTCTGATTGGGGCTCTCTCCTCCTAAAGTCTTTAAATGGCTTCTCATCACTTAGAAGATAAGATTCAAAAACCTTATCATAGTATACTTGGTAATCTGCCGTGATCCACAGCAGACTACTAAAAATGCACTGTTCTTTCTCATACCTGTGTGCTTGTACTTGTGGTATTGGCTTTGTCCTGAAACTTCCTTTGTCATTTCTTCCTATAGATAATTTCTTCCCATCCTTCAAGATTTAATGTATTGGGTAATGTACAAAAGTAATGTTTTTCCTAAATTAATAATCCTCTTAAACAATAAGCTTAAAAGGAAATATTCAGGATTAATAACCTTCCTAAGAGATATGGAAGAAAATGTGACTAAATGGAGAAACATATTGTGATCAGAATTGAAAAAACTGATTGCAATAAAGATGTTAAATCTCTCCAAGTTTAATGCATCTAATATAATACTAGGCAAGGTTACTGTATATCTCTGCCTGTCCACATacacaaatttttttgtttgtttgttttgagatggagtttcactcttgttacccaggctggagtgcaatggcgtgatctcagctcaccgcaacctccgcctcctgggttcaggcaattctcctgcctcagcctcccgagtagctgggactacagacgcgcgccaccatgcctagctaatttttgtgtttttggtaaagacggggtttcaccatgttgaccaggatggtgtcgatctcttgaccttgtgatctacctgcctcggcctcccaaagtgctgggattataggcgtgagccaccgcgcctggcccatacacaaatattttataattttttttaactttgtttccaAAGTTCATCTGAAAGAATAAACATCCAAGATCGTTTcgaaaattctgaagaaaaaaagaagaatgaatagaGATTTGTCCTGTCTGATAGGAACTGAAAGTGTCCTACTCCTTTTTAGCTGAGAGGTAGGCATATGATGCAAGCCAAGCCACTCCTGTCTGTATAATTGTGTTTCTGACCATCTTTTTCTTACACATGACTCAATACTGGATAGATTTTTCAGCCTGTTTGGAGGGTAAGATTAGGGTGAACCACCATAAGATTTGCAATAGTGAGCATTTGCAGATTTCACTTTGGGGTCAGTTTTAAAGCATTCTTTCCCAAAGTGTGGTCCTGGGTAtcagcagcatcaacatcacctgaAAACTTGCTAAAGATACAAATTTCAGGCTGTCtttcagacctactgaatcagaaagcCTGGGGTAGGTCCCTGCAGTCTTGCACACTTAAGTTTGTGAACCTCTTTAAGGAAAGAGGTTGTCATCCTCCAAAATAGCTGAAACAGATATGTCATGTTCCTGTGACACACCATCCATAGTAAGAGGCAGTGAAAGGAAAAAGCAGTTTCACATATTAGCCCTAAATTGAAATTCACATGGCACGGTTCCAGTCACAGGTGTTACATTTCAATCCAGCCATTCCTCACATAGGCAACTCCAGGGTGTATAGCAGCTGGAATTTATTTAATTGGCCATAGTTAATGACGTTCCCAAATAACTCAGCTAGAAAGGTCAGCTAGTAAATAAATTAAGTATTTCCTGCTGGCTCATCTGTCAGTTGATATGAGTTTGTGATTGTCAAGAGATGGAACTCTTGGACCAAATACAAATTTAGCAAGTTAAAGCTGCTGGGGGAAAGCCTGCACCATCAATCCATAAGTGGTTTTTAAATCATCCTTGGTTTTGTATCATCTGAGCCACTCATTGCCTCATTAACTCCATTACTGTAGACTTCACTGTAGTTAGCTTCCCATACCTTTTATCTTCATCAGAAGAAAACACTCATTCCATCTAACACCCTTTTATGATAGTACTTTTCCCTCTAGTATTAATAGTCTCTAAGAAATTGAATAGTGGTTCTAAGAAAAACACTTCGTTGTGCAGAGTGATGGACAAAGATTCATTCTGACAGATTTAGAGGTATGTAaaggcaggctttttttttttttttttttttttcaagatattcTGCAGGGAGGGACTAAGTTGAATGTCGGCTGAGGCATGCCTCTGGTGCAGAATTTAAGGGGCCTCAAAAAACTTAGTAATTGTAATGTTACCAGTAGAGGGTCTTCCCTCCAAGTCCAGGTTCTTGgagttttgaacaaagaattggacaaaacgcacagcaaagcaaggaaagaatgcaGCAATAAAAGAGATTCATTGAAAGTGAAAGTACACTCCATAGAGTGAGACTGGCCAGAGCAGCGCCGCAAGGATACAGAATCTTCTCAGGTCCAAATACCCACTCGAGGTCACCCATTGGCCACTCGGTGCTCAGCTCATGTCAATGACGTCGTGGCCTGCagtcagtctgattggttgtgaAAAGCAACCAAactgaggctgaagtgaagtcACAAAGGTTACACTTTTGTGCAAATACCTGATTGGTTGTGGAATGCAACCTGATTCATCATATAAAATTGTATTGGTATAGATAATATtatcttaatttctctttttctctttctagggAGATACTAACATCTCCATCATGCTGGCAATATGCTGTCCTGCTTAACCGATTCAATTACCCTTTTGAAATGGAAAAGGATTTACATTTGAAGGGCTATCACACCCTCTTTCAGGGATCTTTACCCAACTATCCTAAATCAATGAAGTGTTACCTTAGCAGAACTCCAGGCCGAATCCCTTCTGAAAGACACCAAGTTGGAAACCTGAAAAAGTATTACCTCCTAAATGCTGCTTCTCTTCTCCCAGTATTGGCTCTGGAATTAAGGGATGGGGAGAAGGTTCTGGATCTGTGTGCTGCTCCTGGAGGCAAATCAATAGCTCTGCTGCAGTGTGCCTGTCCAGGTAGTGTGCTTTTCCTTCGTATTTAATGACTTTCTCATATCTGTATGTTACAGCCTACTTTGAAAGTATATGTATATGGGGAGAAACATTAGATCGAGTTTGCAAACTCAGGAAGCCTGAAAACTGAGACACTAATGGAGAAGGTTGGAAATTGTTGCTGAGGAAGTCAGTATAAATAACGTTTTTTTCATCAACTTAATTCTAGCAGGTGATTGGGCATAAAACTTCAACATTTCATCAATACACATCTGTCAGATAATATGAATGCTGATAAGCCTGAtagctattttttattgtttacgTTTATACTTGAGAGTCTTATATAGCGATCCCTGTCATACTTCTCTGCAACAGaatcatatacatttaaaataatttattgatgtCAATAGACTATAAGGTTCTAAGGCAATTCTTTCcagtagaaatataatgtgaagtACATATATACTCTTAAACTTTTAAGTAGTTCCATTTtaagaagtagaaagaaagaggtgaaattaatttgaataataCATTGAACCTGATACATTCAAAATATTGTTTCAATATGTAATCAAAGTAAAACTTAAtaagagatattttacattctcgTTTTTTTACAGGTCTTTAAAATTGGTTATCTTACAGTTacagcatatttcttttttttctttctttttttttttttttgagactgagtttcgcccttgttacccaggctggagtgcaatggcgcgatctcggctcaccacaacctccgcctcctgggctcaggcaattctcctgcctcagcctcctgagtagctgggattacaggcacgtgccaccatgcccagctaattttttgcacttttagtagagacggggtttcaccatgttgaccaggatggtcttgatctctcgaccttgtgatccacccgcctcggcctcccaaagtgctgggattataggcttgagccaccgcgcccggcagttccAGCATATTTCaattcagactagccacatttcaagtgcttataGACACATGTGAGAAGAGGGTATAGTATTGGACAATGCAGAAATTCTTTTCAAGTGACTTTTTCATTACCATTATTACTATAATCAAAGTGATATacagttttacaaatatttgttgaaagtaaCAAGTCAACATTCAcaataacttttttcttaataatttttcttttaaaattaatacagatTTCCCTGAATAAACATTACTTACTGCTAGAGGAGGCAGAGTTCATCATCAATTCTGTCTGCTTTTTGtgtgatagttttgtttttatagatgtCAATGCTGTTCACGCAGATTAAAAGATAGAAATatggcttggtgtggtggctcacacctgtaatcccagcactttgggaagccaagacaggcagatcgcttgaactcaggagctctagaccagcttgggcaacatgggaaaaccttgtctctaaaaaaaaaaaattcaaaaaattagctgagcatggtggtgcatgtctgtagtcccagctacttgggaggctgagttaggaggattgcttgagcccaggtagtagaggttgcagtgagccaagattgcaccactgcatgtcAGTCTGGGAAAGAGTGACACCTGTCCCAAAGAGAATTGTGTTACAGTTGTTTTACTGGTTCTTCAACCTCCTGATTTATAGCCCCAGACCACATACAGATCTTTCATCAAGTATTATTTTAATGATCTTTTAGATAAGCactctttaagtctgttttttattttgttgaaagtGAACGATGTGAAACCATGTCAATTACAAAAGGCAGTGttgccggttttttttttttttttttttttttttttgagatgggagtcttgctgtgtctctcagactggagtgcagtggtgtgatctcggctcactgcagcctcctgcctcctaggctcaagcgattctcaaaagcctcccgagaagctggaattacaggcacaccgCCACACCGgctaattcatatatttttagtagagatggggtttcaccatgttggccaggctggtctcgaacttctgactcaagtgatctgcttgccttggcttccctaagtgctaggattacaggagcgagccactgtgcttggccgaCTTACTCACTTTCTCAGCCAAGGCACTGATGTGTTGAACTGCCCTCGTTTGATGTTCTGGAGGTTTCTACACTCTGGCACATTCTGCCATAATGGGATTCCAGATGTGTGGGAAGCTTGCTTGTCATTTGTAAAGTTGGTGAAGGGACATGTGAAAGGAGGTGCCCTACTGGAGGTGTTACCCTCCTTTAGGAAGTTGGTGATCTAACGACGGATTCTTCTGAAACTGTCCAAGCCTTCCTGTCCCTTGGAACATTGATATGCATCCCCAAGGCATGTATGTTCCGGTTTGAAGActgcttttatacttttatatgacaGCATTCCCTGTTGAAATAGATTTAAGATTCTTTTATGACAAATGTGAATCCAGTTGTACTAGGTATTGGTACAAATATATATTGGTTaactgtatttttaggagaaaatatGCCCTGTGTTTTAGAGTTCTGGTTAAAACTCAGCTATTGAAGCTTGCTGTATTTTAGAATAAGAAATCACAACACGAATATTATTTTATAggtttactttattatttttatgatttgagCTGAAGTTCTGTGGAATTGTATGTTATAAGGAGTAATTCTTTTTACTCCTACTCTGTGTCCTTTGAAGTATTTTTATAAGTTAAAAGGCTTATACTATTAATTCTGGATATAGAATTTTAGTATTATAAAGGATGGAAAGGAAATGTCAAATTTGGTTACCATTTTGAAAGGAGAGCATTTTAATCCTAAATTGTCCTCATTAGTAG
The Saimiri boliviensis isolate mSaiBol1 chromosome 18, mSaiBol1.pri, whole genome shotgun sequence genome window above contains:
- the NSUN3 gene encoding tRNA (cytosine(34)-C(5))-methyltransferase, mitochondrial isoform X5 encodes the protein MLTPLKAKSEGKLAKQICKVVLDHFEKQYSKELGDTWNTVREILTSPSCWQYAVLLNRFNYPFEMEKDLHLKGYHTLFQGSLPNYPKSMKCYLSRTPGRIPSERHQVGNLKKYYLLNAASLLPVLALELRDGEKVLDLCAAPGGKSIALLQCACPGYLHCNEYDSLRFRWLRQTLESFIPQPLINVIKVSELDGRKMGDAQPEMFDKVLVDAPCSNDRSWLFSSDSQKASCRISQRRKLPLLQIELLSLQKSYDRFTDQLRKAL
- the NSUN3 gene encoding tRNA (cytosine(34)-C(5))-methyltransferase, mitochondrial isoform X6, with amino-acid sequence MLTPLKAKSEGKLAKQICKVVLDHFEKQYSKELGDTWNTVREILTSPSCWQYAVLLNRFNYPFEMEKDLHLKGYHTLFQGSLPNYPKSMKCYLSRTPGRIPSERHQVGNLKKYYLLNAASLLPVLALELRDGEKVLDLCAAPGGKSIALLQCACPGYLHCNEYDSLRFRWLRQTLESFIPQPLINVIKVSELDGRKMGDAQPEMFDKVLVDAPCSNDRSWLFSSDSQKASCRISQRRKLPLLQIELLRIPGMAELNPPLGVA
- the NSUN3 gene encoding tRNA (cytosine(34)-C(5))-methyltransferase, mitochondrial isoform X4, with the protein product MLTPLKAKSEGKLAKQICKVVLDHFEKQYSKELGDTWNTVREILTSPSCWQYAVLLNRFNYPFEMEKDLHLKGYHTLFQGSLPNYPKSMKCYLSRTPGRIPSERHQVGNLKKYYLLNAASLLPVLALELRDGEKVLDLCAAPGGKSIALLQCACPGYLHCNEYDSLRFRWLRQTLESFIPQPLINVIKVSELDGRKMGDAQPEMFDKVLVDAPCSNDRSWLFSSDSQKASCRISQRRKLPLLQIELLRRKSIMFEILTSSGFLFSLLDK
- the NSUN3 gene encoding tRNA (cytosine(34)-C(5))-methyltransferase, mitochondrial isoform X1; amino-acid sequence: MLTPLKAKSEGKLAKQICKVVLDHFEKQYSKELGDTWNTVREILTSPSCWQYAVLLNRFNYPFEMEKDLHLKGYHTLFQGSLPNYPKSMKCYLSRTPGRIPSERHQVGNLKKYYLLNAASLLPVLALELRDGEKVLDLCAAPGGKSIALLQCACPGYLHCNEYDSLRFRWLRQTLESFIPQPLINVIKVSELDGRKMGDAQPEMFDKVLVDAPCSNDRSWLFSSDSQKASCRISQRRKLPLLQIELLRIAPWAEKVQSSLSVKNPSDSFFFYQKDFPDTWPHSATNYRYLNLTRH
- the NSUN3 gene encoding tRNA (cytosine(34)-C(5))-methyltransferase, mitochondrial isoform X3, whose amino-acid sequence is MLTPLKAKSEGKLAKQICKVVLDHFEKQYSKELGDTWNTVREILTSPSCWQYAVLLNRFNYPFEMEKDLHLKGYHTLFQGSLPNYPKSMKCYLSRTPGRIPSERHQVGNLKKYYLLNAASLLPVLALELRDGEKVLDLCAAPGGKSIALLQCACPGYLHCNEYDSLRFRWLRQTLESFIPQPLINVIKVSELDGRKMGDAQPEMFDKVLVDAPCSNDRSWLFSSDSQKASCRISQRRKLPLLQIELLRSNYYYLLLQIEETSRKQSKLLLLTATD
- the NSUN3 gene encoding tRNA (cytosine(34)-C(5))-methyltransferase, mitochondrial isoform X7 — protein: MLTPLKAKSEGKLAKQICKVVLDHFEKQYSKELGDTWNTVREILTSPSCWQYAVLLNRFNYPFEMEKDLHLKGYHTLFQGSLPNYPKSMKCYLSRTPGRIPSERHQVGNLKKYYLLNAASLLPVLALELRDGEKVLDLCAAPGGKSIALLQCACPGYLHCNEYDSLRFRWLRQTLESFIPQPLINVIKVSELDGRKMGDAQPEMFDKVLVDAPCSNDRSWLFSSDSQKASCRISQRRKLPLLQIELLRLKCNRVRS